In Nymphaea colorata isolate Beijing-Zhang1983 chromosome 5, ASM883128v2, whole genome shotgun sequence, one genomic interval encodes:
- the LOC116254613 gene encoding protein IQ-DOMAIN 3-like: MGKKGSWFVAVKKAFSPESKEKKHGKSGKSKHRWICRTSNLSSDSSPPPEEAVTAVTGDAKFTETTAVPTEEAKSAETITALTGETKVPETVTISTERKTIDGTVAIAREEPKAAETVRVPTEEAKLEEDVRVSLGETKIAETPRVPTEEMKFSEAENSHAYSVAVATAIAAEAAVAAAQAAAEVVRLTTASVPRFSGKCREDTAAIKIQTAFRGYLARRALRALRGLVRLKALIEGNSVKRQATATLRCMQTLSRVQSQIRSRRLRMSEENQALQRQLLLKRQRELENLKASMGEDWDDSPQSKEQAEAKLITKQEAAIRRERALAYAFTHQQQWRNSSKSSIPMFLDPNNPHWGWSWLERWMAERPWENRSVTERDHSDSTSIRTATRSAGEITKSYARRETSSERPSPVAVKPARPSSGPSTPQSKPAPVTGKTRLTSPRSGCGLEEESRSMFSMQSERSRRHSIGGSSNGDDESLASSPSVPSYMQPTKSARAKVRLSSPLGDKQETVERTPFTMAKKRLSFPIADKVHSTTSSVSGRRFSGPPKVEASQKLSDVH, encoded by the exons ATGGGGAAGAAAGGCAGCTGGTTCGTTGCTGTTAAGAAGGCTTTCAGTCCCGAATCGAAGGAGAAGAAACATGGG AAATCTGGCAAATCCAAGCACAGATGGATCTGCCGAACGTCAAATCTTTCTTCCGACTCTTCTCCACCCCCAGAAGAAGCCGTTACAGCAGTGACCGGAGATGCCAAGTTTACCGAAACCACTGCAGTCCCTACCGAGGAAGCAAAGTCCGCGGAAACCATTACAGCTCTTACAGGAGAAACAAAGGTTCCTGAAACTGTCACAATATCAACCGAGAGAAAAACGATTGATGGCACCGTCGCAATCGCGAGGGAAGAACCGAAGGCTGCTGAAACTGTTAGGGTACCGACCGAAGAAGCAAAGCTTGAAGAAGATGTCAGAGTATCCCTCGGAGAAACGAAGATCGCTGAAACGCCTAGAGTACCGACTGAAGAGATGAAGTTTTCCGAAGCAGAGAACAGCCATGCTTATTCTGTAGCCGTTGCCACAGCCATTGCAGCTGAGGCCGCGGTTGCGGCTGCGCAGGCTGCTGCGGAGGTCGTGAGACTAACAACGGCGTCCGTTCCGCGGTTCTCTGGAAAATGCAGAGAAGATACAGCAGCAATCAAGATACAAACAGCTTTCCGAGGATACCTG GCAAGGAGAGCTCTGCGCGCTTTGAGAGGACTTGTAAGGTTAAAGGCATTAATCGAGGGAAATTCTGTGAAGCGTCAGGCCACAGCCACACTTCGATGTATGCAGACACTGTCGAGGGTTCAATCCCAGATACGCTCCAGAAGACTCAGGATGTCAGAAGAGAACCAAGCTCTCCAGCGTCAACTGTTActaaaaagacaaagagagcTTGAGAATTTGAAAGCATCT ATGGGAGAAGATTGGGACGACAGTCCACAGTCAAAGGAGCAGGCAGAGGCCAAGTTAATCACCAAACAAGAGGCTGCTATTAGAAGGGAGAGGGCATTGGCTTATGCTTTTACTCATCAG CAACAATGGAGGAATTCATCAAAATCTTCCATTCCAATGTTTCTTGACCCAAATAACCCACATTGGGGATGGAGCTGGCTAGAGCGCTGGATGGCTGAAAGACCATGGGAGAACCGCAGTGTAACAGAAAGGGATCATTCAGATTCAACGTCTATAAGAACAGCTACTCGTAGTGCTGGAGAAATCACCAAGTCTTATGCTCGCCGTGAGACCTCCAGTGAGAGGCCATCACCTGTGGCTGTGAAGCCAGCTCGACCTAGCAGCGGACCTTCCACACCACAGTCAAAGCCTGCACCTGTAACTGGAAAGACAAGGTTAACAAGTCCTAGGTCTGGATGCGGCCTAGAAGAAGAGTCAAGGAGCATGTTCAGCATGCAATCCGAGCGAAGCAGGCGTCATAGTATTGGAGGTTCCTCCAACGGGGATGATGAAAGCCTTGCCAGCTCTCCTTCTGTTCCCAGTTACATGCAACCAACTAAATCTGCTAGAGCCAAAGTTAGACTCAGCAGTCCACTGGGGGATAAACAGGAGACAGTAGAAAGGACTCCTTTCACTATGGCAAAGAAACGACTGTCTTTCCCAATTGCCGACAAAGTCCATAGTACCACATCCTCAGTCTCTGGGAGGCGCTTTTCAGGCCCACCCAAGGTGGAAGCATCTCAAAAGCTTAGTGATGTTCATTGA